In the genome of Falsirhodobacter halotolerans, one region contains:
- a CDS encoding NAD(P)/FAD-dependent oxidoreductase, producing MTQKRIVILGGGFGGLAVAAGLGDAEAQVTVIDQRNHNLFQPLLYQVATAALSPADIAEPIRKTLGRFRNIRVMLAAVAGVDTAAQVVTTESGDAVPYDTLIVATGSVYNYFGNDHWRTHAPGLKSLSEARVIRQRLLLALERAELAKDAEARRGLLTAVVIGGGPTGVEMAGAIAELGRDVLARDFRDLGPEGFHVVLVEAGDRVLSAFPERLSDYTLKALTARGVHVWTGRSVKDVRPDGVLIDEEFVPAGVVVWGAGVRASPAADWLGVPAGKGGKIAVDGRLRVIGLENVHALGDVAHLEDASGAPLPALAQVAKQQGDWLGKHLRREMTGGPALPDFTFHNRGNTAVIGRNDAVFDFGRWQMRGWFAWVLWALVHVWLLVNFEKRILVSIQWVWRYLTRQSGARIIDERAPERADASRPDMP from the coding sequence ATGACGCAGAAACGGATCGTGATATTGGGCGGCGGATTCGGGGGGCTGGCGGTGGCGGCCGGTCTTGGGGATGCGGAGGCGCAGGTCACGGTGATCGACCAGCGCAACCACAACCTGTTCCAGCCGCTTCTGTATCAGGTGGCGACCGCCGCCCTGTCGCCCGCCGACATCGCCGAACCGATCCGCAAGACGCTGGGGCGGTTTCGCAACATCCGCGTCATGCTGGCCGCCGTGGCCGGGGTCGACACCGCCGCGCAGGTGGTGACGACCGAAAGCGGGGATGCGGTGCCCTATGACACGCTGATCGTGGCCACGGGATCGGTGTACAACTATTTCGGAAACGACCATTGGCGCACCCATGCGCCCGGCCTGAAATCCCTGTCCGAGGCGCGGGTGATCCGCCAGCGGCTGCTTTTGGCGCTGGAGCGGGCGGAACTGGCCAAGGATGCCGAGGCGCGGCGCGGGCTCTTGACCGCCGTGGTGATCGGCGGCGGTCCCACGGGGGTGGAGATGGCGGGGGCCATCGCCGAACTGGGCCGCGACGTGCTGGCGCGGGACTTTCGCGATCTGGGGCCGGAGGGCTTCCATGTCGTTCTGGTGGAGGCGGGGGACCGGGTGCTGTCGGCCTTTCCCGAGCGACTGTCGGATTACACGCTGAAGGCGTTGACGGCGCGGGGCGTGCATGTGTGGACCGGGCGGTCGGTCAAGGATGTGCGGCCCGATGGCGTCCTGATCGACGAGGAGTTCGTGCCCGCCGGGGTTGTCGTCTGGGGGGCGGGGGTCCGCGCCTCGCCCGCCGCCGACTGGCTGGGCGTGCCGGCGGGCAAGGGGGGCAAGATCGCGGTCGATGGCCGTCTGCGGGTCATCGGGCTGGAGAATGTCCACGCGCTGGGCGATGTCGCGCATCTGGAGGATGCGTCGGGGGCGCCCTTGCCCGCCTTGGCGCAGGTGGCCAAGCAGCAGGGCGACTGGCTGGGAAAGCACTTGCGGCGCGAAATGACCGGGGGCCCGGCCCTGCCCGATTTCACGTTCCACAACCGCGGCAACACCGCCGTGATCGGCCGGAACGACGCGGTGTTCGATTTCGGGCGGTGGCAGATGCGCGGCTGGTTCGCCTGGGTCCTGTGGGCGCTGGTCCACGTCTGGTTGCTGGTGAATTTCGAAAAGCGGATCCTGGTCAGCATCCAATGGGTCTGGCGATATCTGACCCGGCAGTCGGGGGCGCGGATCATCGACGAACGCGCGCCAGAGCGGGCCGACGCCTCCCGCCCCGACATGCCCTGA
- a CDS encoding phospholipase D-like domain-containing protein codes for MNEILTPGRNAWRVEEADNVAVIIDAEDYFHAARDAMMRARHSIMMVGWDFDARIRFDSPGHSDDGPDRLGDFVLWLVDRTPGLEIRLLQWNSGMMKNWFRGTNAWYLARWKMHKRITARMDGMHPPAGSHHQKLLIVDDSLAFCGGIDMTVKRWDTRAHADDEPGRVSPSGRKLEPWHDCAALVDGPAAKALAEVGRRRWQRATGETLEAATTPALDWPDRVRPLARHARVAVSRSRPEMTDQTPVREIEALYLDLIAQAKRVIYAESQYFASRRIAVALSRRLEEPDGPEVVILNPHTADGWLEPLAMDTARARLIQSLRQHDPHGRLAVYHPVTAAEKPIYVHAKLMIVDDRFLRIGSSNFNNRSMRLDSECDVALDAAQDASGDMRRALMALRDDLLAEHLGCDAARVTAEIARHGSVIAAIEALRGPGRSLVPYEVPDLNAVEEWLADNEILDPDGPEEMFEAPGKRGLFRGRLRSPAGD; via the coding sequence ATGAACGAGATCCTGACCCCCGGACGCAACGCATGGCGGGTCGAAGAGGCCGACAACGTCGCCGTCATCATCGATGCCGAGGATTACTTTCACGCCGCCCGCGACGCGATGATGCGCGCGCGCCATTCGATCATGATGGTCGGCTGGGATTTCGACGCCCGCATCCGGTTCGATTCGCCGGGACATTCGGATGACGGCCCCGACCGTCTGGGCGATTTCGTCCTGTGGCTGGTGGATCGGACGCCCGGGCTGGAAATCCGCCTGCTGCAGTGGAATTCGGGCATGATGAAGAACTGGTTCCGCGGCACCAACGCCTGGTATCTGGCGCGGTGGAAGATGCACAAGCGCATCACCGCACGGATGGACGGGATGCATCCGCCCGCCGGATCCCATCACCAGAAACTGCTGATCGTGGACGATTCGCTGGCCTTTTGCGGCGGGATCGACATGACCGTGAAACGCTGGGACACCCGCGCCCATGCGGATGACGAACCGGGCCGCGTCTCACCCTCGGGGCGCAAGCTGGAACCTTGGCACGATTGCGCGGCGCTGGTGGACGGTCCCGCCGCCAAGGCCCTGGCCGAGGTGGGCCGCCGCCGCTGGCAACGCGCCACGGGCGAAACCTTGGAAGCCGCGACCACGCCCGCGCTGGACTGGCCGGACAGGGTGCGCCCGCTGGCCCGCCATGCGCGTGTCGCCGTCAGCCGCAGCCGCCCCGAAATGACCGACCAGACCCCCGTGCGCGAAATCGAGGCGCTTTATCTTGACCTGATCGCGCAGGCCAAGCGGGTGATCTATGCCGAAAGCCAGTATTTCGCCTCGCGCCGGATCGCGGTGGCCCTGTCGAGGCGGCTGGAGGAGCCGGACGGGCCGGAGGTGGTGATCCTGAATCCCCACACCGCCGACGGCTGGCTGGAGCCTTTGGCGATGGACACGGCGCGCGCGCGGCTGATCCAGTCGTTGCGCCAGCATGATCCCCATGGGCGGCTGGCCGTCTATCACCCCGTGACGGCGGCGGAAAAGCCGATCTATGTCCATGCCAAGCTGATGATCGTGGATGATCGGTTTCTGCGGATCGGGTCGTCGAATTTCAACAACCGCTCCATGCGGCTGGATTCGGAATGCGACGTGGCGCTGGACGCCGCGCAGGATGCCAGCGGCGACATGAGGCGGGCGCTGATGGCGCTGCGCGATGATCTTCTGGCCGAACATCTGGGATGCGATGCGGCCCGGGTGACGGCGGAAATCGCGCGGCACGGATCGGTCATCGCCGCGATCGAGGCGCTGCGGGGGCCGGGGCGGTCGCTCGTCCCCTATGAGGTGCCCGACCTGAACGCGGTGGAGGAATGGCTGGCCGACAACGAGATACTGGACCCTGACGGCCCCGAGGAGATGTTCGAGGCGCCCGGCAAACGGGGACTGTTCCGGGGTCGCCTGCGCTCTCCCGCCGGGGACTGA
- a CDS encoding DUF1810 domain-containing protein: MTDLTRFRTAQDAIWPAPLEEIRAGAKRTHWMWFVLPQLRGLGHSAMAERYGLDGLAEARAYRADPVLGDRLAQMAAALMQHRDRRAETILGGIDALKLRSCATLFQAAGEPSFGEVLAAFFDGPDPETLRRLQGERDRG, from the coding sequence ATGACGGATCTGACCCGGTTCCGAACGGCGCAGGACGCGATCTGGCCCGCCCCGCTGGAGGAGATCCGCGCCGGTGCCAAGCGGACGCACTGGATGTGGTTCGTGCTGCCGCAACTGCGCGGTCTGGGGCATTCGGCCATGGCCGAACGCTACGGCCTTGACGGGCTGGCCGAGGCGCGGGCCTATCGGGCCGATCCGGTTCTGGGGGACCGTCTGGCGCAGATGGCGGCGGCGCTGATGCAGCATCGGGACCGGCGGGCCGAGACGATCCTGGGCGGCATCGACGCACTGAAGCTGCGATCCTGCGCCACCTTGTTCCAAGCGGCGGGCGAGCCGTCTTTCGGTGAGGTTCTGGCCGCCTTCTTCGACGGCCCCGATCCCGAAACCCTGCGCCGCCTTCAGGGGGAGCGTGACAGGGGATAG
- a CDS encoding DUF1045 domain-containing protein: MSLFDRPPTRYAIYYVPPPGPFARWGAEWLGWDAEAGCRLSHPLSTDALVAPARKYGFHATLKAPFRLVGPPEDLEAAVNDLAHRLSPVFPGALGLARLGTFLALVPQGDTRALNDLAGQVVAFLDPFRAPLTEAEIAHRKPERLTPKQRLLLDRWGYPKVMEEFRFHMTLTGPCDLAPEALAPHLEPVLPDPFTVDSLCLMGEGEDGMFRLIRRYPLSRSP; the protein is encoded by the coding sequence ATGAGCCTTTTCGACCGTCCCCCGACCCGTTACGCCATCTACTATGTTCCGCCCCCCGGTCCCTTCGCCCGATGGGGCGCGGAATGGCTGGGCTGGGATGCCGAGGCGGGGTGCCGCCTGTCCCATCCCCTGTCCACCGACGCGCTGGTGGCCCCGGCGCGGAAATACGGGTTTCACGCCACGCTGAAGGCGCCGTTCCGGCTGGTGGGCCCGCCCGAGGATCTGGAGGCGGCGGTGAACGATCTGGCCCACCGTCTGTCGCCTGTTTTCCCCGGTGCGCTTGGGCTGGCGCGGCTGGGGACGTTTCTCGCGCTGGTGCCGCAGGGGGACACCCGCGCGCTGAACGATCTGGCGGGGCAGGTGGTGGCCTTCCTCGATCCGTTCCGCGCCCCCCTGACCGAAGCCGAGATCGCGCACCGCAAGCCCGAACGCCTGACCCCGAAGCAACGGCTGCTTCTGGACCGCTGGGGCTATCCCAAGGTCATGGAGGAGTTCCGTTTCCACATGACCCTGACCGGCCCCTGCGATCTTGCCCCCGAGGCGCTGGCCCCGCATCTGGAGCCTGTGTTGCCGGACCCCTTCACCGTGGACAGCCTGTGTCTGATGGGCGAGGGGGAGGACGGGATGTTCCGGCTGATAAGGCGCTATCCCCTGTCACGCTCCCCCTGA
- a CDS encoding bifunctional 2',3'-cyclic-nucleotide 2'-phosphodiesterase/3'-nucleotidase translates to MPTILTRRTLLLSGAAGAVTLLHPFTARAGAGQAHLRILATTDLHCHVQPYDYFADRPIDTAGLARTATILTGLRAEAANSITVDNGDYLQGNPMGDWAAQDGMARGVHPVIAGMNAVGYDAGTLGNHEFNYGVPFLERVNAGADFPIVCANVARTLGDTPLEDDLLARPYVILEREITDGAGRTSPLRIGIVGFVPPQVMQWDRAHLEGHYAARDILEAAEAWIPEMRAAGAEVVVALCHSGIDMADRTPMMENAALHLAQVEGVDALVLGHAHGTWPSDEYSGAGLDRRNGQIHGVPAVMAGFWGSHLGMIDLLLAREGDRWTVAQGETALYAISARAEDRSVKPLVEDFAPAIAATADAHTATLAYVRAEVGQSDAPLHSYFAQVADDPSVQIVGLAQSWYVAQQLQGTEHADLPLLSAAAPFKAGGRGGPDYYTDVPAGPVAIKNVADLYLYPNTLCAVRITGAQLADWLERSAGAFNRIEAGGTDQPLLNPDFRSYNFDVIDGVTYRIDVTQPSRFDADGALADEGAHRIVDLAWNGQPVAPDQEFVVATNNYRASGGGSFAGADGSTTIFAAPDTNRDIVVRYIRDQGTIRPAADGNWSFAPAAGATVLFDTGPGAATYLDEVRARGLALEEAGRTEDGFVTYRLTL, encoded by the coding sequence ATGCCCACCATCCTGACCCGCCGCACGCTGCTATTGTCGGGGGCCGCCGGGGCCGTGACCCTGCTGCATCCGTTCACCGCGCGGGCCGGGGCGGGGCAGGCGCATCTGCGCATCCTGGCGACGACCGACCTGCATTGCCACGTTCAGCCCTATGACTATTTCGCGGATCGTCCGATCGACACGGCGGGTCTGGCCCGCACGGCCACGATCCTGACCGGATTGCGGGCCGAGGCCGCCAATTCCATCACCGTGGACAACGGCGATTACCTGCAGGGCAATCCGATGGGCGACTGGGCCGCGCAGGACGGGATGGCGCGCGGCGTGCATCCCGTGATCGCGGGGATGAACGCGGTCGGCTATGACGCGGGCACGCTGGGCAATCACGAATTCAATTATGGCGTGCCGTTTCTGGAACGGGTGAATGCGGGGGCGGATTTTCCGATCGTCTGCGCCAATGTGGCGCGCACATTGGGCGACACGCCGCTGGAGGACGATCTTCTGGCCCGCCCCTATGTCATTCTGGAGCGTGAGATCACCGATGGCGCGGGCAGGACGTCGCCGTTGCGCATCGGCATCGTCGGGTTCGTCCCGCCGCAGGTCATGCAATGGGACCGCGCCCATCTGGAAGGACACTATGCGGCGCGCGACATCCTTGAGGCCGCAGAGGCATGGATTCCCGAAATGCGCGCGGCGGGGGCGGAGGTCGTGGTGGCGCTGTGCCATTCCGGCATCGACATGGCCGACCGGACGCCGATGATGGAAAACGCCGCCCTCCACCTGGCGCAGGTGGAGGGGGTGGACGCGCTGGTTCTGGGCCATGCGCATGGCACGTGGCCGTCCGACGAGTATTCCGGTGCGGGTCTGGACCGGCGCAACGGCCAGATTCACGGGGTGCCGGCGGTCATGGCGGGATTCTGGGGCTCGCATCTGGGGATGATCGACCTGCTGCTGGCGCGGGAGGGCGACCGTTGGACCGTGGCGCAGGGGGAGACCGCGCTTTATGCCATCTCGGCCCGGGCCGAGGATCGGTCCGTCAAGCCGCTGGTCGAAGATTTCGCCCCCGCCATCGCCGCCACGGCGGACGCGCATACGGCGACGCTGGCCTATGTCCGGGCCGAGGTGGGGCAGTCGGACGCCCCCCTGCACAGCTATTTCGCGCAGGTGGCCGACGATCCGTCGGTGCAGATCGTCGGTCTGGCGCAAAGCTGGTATGTCGCGCAGCAATTGCAGGGGACCGAACACGCGGATCTGCCGTTGCTGTCCGCCGCGGCCCCCTTCAAGGCGGGCGGGCGCGGGGGCCCCGACTATTACACCGACGTGCCGGCGGGTCCGGTGGCGATCAAGAACGTGGCCGATCTTTATCTTTATCCCAACACGCTGTGCGCCGTGCGCATCACCGGGGCGCAGCTGGCCGACTGGCTGGAACGCTCGGCCGGGGCGTTCAACCGGATCGAGGCCGGGGGGACGGATCAGCCGCTGCTGAACCCCGATTTCCGGTCGTATAATTTCGACGTGATCGACGGCGTGACCTATCGCATCGACGTGACGCAGCCGTCGCGCTTCGACGCCGACGGGGCGCTGGCGGATGAAGGCGCGCACCGCATCGTCGATCTGGCCTGGAACGGGCAGCCCGTCGCGCCGGATCAGGAATTCGTGGTGGCCACCAACAACTACCGCGCCTCGGGCGGGGGAAGTTTCGCGGGCGCGGATGGCAGCACCACGATCTTCGCGGCCCCCGACACCAACCGCGACATCGTCGTGCGGTATATCCGGGATCAGGGAACGATCCGGCCCGCGGCGGACGGCAACTGGTCCTTTGCCCCGGCGGCGGGCGCGACCGTCCTGTTCGACACCGGCCCCGGGGCCGCCACCTATCTGGACGAGGTGCGCGCCCGGGGTCTGGCGCTGGAGGAGGCGGGCCGGACCGAGGATGGCTTTGTCACCTATCGCCTGACGCTGTGA